The following are encoded together in the Tatumella ptyseos genome:
- the def gene encoding peptide deformylase: protein MSVLQVLHYPDERLRKVAKPVAQVTNDIKQIVDDMFETMYAEEGIGLAATQVDIHQRIIVIDVSEERNERLVLINPEILTKCGETGIEEGCLSIPEQRALVPRAEKVSIRALNREGEQFELDADGLLAICIQHEIDHLEGKLFIDYLSPLKRQRIRQKLEKLARQNRS, encoded by the coding sequence ATGTCAGTGTTACAAGTACTACATTATCCTGACGAGCGGCTTCGCAAAGTAGCTAAGCCTGTTGCTCAAGTCACTAACGACATCAAACAGATCGTCGATGATATGTTCGAGACAATGTATGCCGAGGAAGGTATTGGTCTTGCCGCCACTCAAGTTGATATTCATCAGCGTATTATCGTGATTGACGTCTCTGAAGAACGCAATGAACGCCTGGTATTGATCAATCCCGAGATTCTCACTAAATGTGGCGAAACAGGTATTGAGGAAGGATGTCTTTCTATTCCTGAACAGCGTGCGTTAGTTCCACGAGCTGAAAAAGTGAGTATTCGGGCATTAAACCGTGAAGGTGAGCAATTCGAACTTGATGCGGATGGTTTACTCGCAATTTGTATTCAACACGAGATTGACCACTTAGAGGGTAAACTCTTCATCGATTACCTTTCACCGTTGAAGCGTCAACGTATTCGTCAAAAACTTGAGAAACTCGCTCGTCAAAACCGCAGCTAA
- the dprA gene encoding DNA-protecting protein DprA — translation MQSELKEIETWLRCAAIKNIKHPHRLHLINVLLQHSQISNDTLRQLRLNGRQITQYNDFSIKEVTQAQQWINDKEQYFIHYNHPFYPKSLKQCASPPLYLFAKGNIKLLDEVQLAIVGSRNCSYYGKYWAERLSSDIASHNVVITSGLAVGIDAIAHRAALESKGATIAVLGSGLGHIYPPENISLYYEIIDKGGLVVSEFPLGIPPKGVNFPRRNRIISGLSVGTLVVEASQRSGSLITARYALEQNRNVYALPGSLHSPYSAGCHWLIQQGALLVREAGDIIEDLHSSHPSVLYPPHKSINFEQSDKVPLPFAHLLANVGDEVTSVDVVAERAGQPVPETVVALLQLELAGWIAAVPGGYVRLRRASHVRRSNVLV, via the coding sequence ATGCAATCGGAATTAAAGGAAATCGAAACATGGCTTCGATGCGCAGCCATTAAAAATATTAAGCATCCTCATCGTCTCCACCTGATAAATGTCCTGTTGCAACATTCTCAGATAAGCAATGATACGCTTCGGCAATTGCGACTTAATGGAAGACAAATTACTCAATATAATGATTTTTCGATAAAAGAAGTTACGCAGGCTCAGCAGTGGATTAACGATAAGGAACAATATTTTATCCATTACAATCATCCCTTTTACCCTAAATCCCTCAAGCAATGTGCCTCGCCTCCTTTGTATCTCTTTGCTAAAGGAAATATCAAACTTTTAGATGAGGTACAACTGGCAATTGTGGGAAGTCGTAACTGCTCATACTATGGGAAGTATTGGGCTGAAAGGTTATCGAGCGATATTGCTTCCCACAATGTCGTTATTACTAGTGGGCTAGCAGTAGGGATTGATGCAATTGCACACCGTGCAGCATTAGAGAGTAAAGGGGCGACGATAGCGGTATTAGGGAGTGGATTAGGGCACATCTATCCACCAGAAAATATTTCCCTTTATTATGAAATTATTGATAAAGGAGGGCTGGTGGTTAGTGAGTTTCCGTTAGGCATACCTCCTAAAGGTGTTAATTTCCCAAGAAGGAATCGGATCATTAGTGGGCTAAGTGTTGGAACCTTGGTTGTTGAAGCTTCGCAGCGAAGTGGTTCGTTAATTACTGCTCGGTATGCTTTAGAACAAAATAGAAATGTGTATGCGCTGCCTGGTTCATTACATAGCCCATACTCAGCTGGCTGCCATTGGTTAATTCAACAAGGAGCATTATTAGTTCGAGAGGCCGGAGATATTATTGAAGATCTCCATTCTTCTCATCCTTCTGTGCTTTATCCGCCACACAAATCAATAAATTTTGAACAGAGTGACAAAGTACCATTGCCATTTGCTCATCTCTTGGCTAACGTAGGAGATGAAGTAACATCTGTTGACGTTGTCGCTGAACGTGCCGGCCAACCTGTGCCAGAAACAGTTGTCGCATTACTGCAGCTGGAGTTAGCAGGATGGATCGCAGCTGTACCCGGCGGCTATGTCCGATTAAGGAGGGCAAGCCATGTTCGACGTTCTAATGTACTTGTTTGA
- a CDS encoding DUF494 family protein — MFDVLMYLFETYIHSEIEMQVDQDKLTNDLTDAGFHQEDIYNALSWLEKLADYQDGLVEPLLMLNDPLSVRIYTEQESMKLDAECRGFILLLEQMQVLNIETREMVIERVTALDTQSFELDDLKWVILMVLFNIPGCENAYQQMEDLLFDVTDRVIH; from the coding sequence ATGTTCGACGTTCTAATGTACTTGTTTGAGACATATATCCATAGTGAAATAGAAATGCAGGTGGATCAGGATAAGTTAACCAATGACTTAACTGATGCAGGTTTTCACCAAGAAGATATATACAATGCTCTGAGTTGGTTAGAGAAGCTTGCAGATTATCAAGATGGGTTAGTCGAACCATTATTGATGCTTAATGACCCACTCTCTGTTCGTATCTACACTGAACAGGAAAGCATGAAATTAGATGCAGAATGTCGGGGCTTCATTTTACTGCTTGAACAAATGCAGGTCCTAAACATTGAAACACGTGAAATGGTTATTGAACGTGTGACTGCTCTCGATACTCAATCATTCGAATTGGATGATCTCAAATGGGTTATATTGATGGTTCTTTTCAATATACCTGGGTGCGAGAACGCCTACCAACAGATGGAAGATCTACTATTCGACGTAACGGATAGAGTGATCCACTGA
- a CDS encoding DNA topoisomerase family protein produces the protein MSKVELFSAAQKELCPQCGAELVIRSGPHGPFLGCSTFPQCDYLRSLSPSADGHIIKVLEGHACPKCGADKALRQGRYGMFVGCTDYPACDYSEAITHTDSTEVQCPECQNGTLVKRQSRFGKTFYACSEYPKCRYALNNRPVNGVCAHCGFKLLYNKKSVKGLKTFCANKSCGIEVDSISEE, from the coding sequence ATGTCTAAAGTCGAATTATTTTCTGCAGCGCAAAAAGAGCTCTGCCCCCAGTGTGGTGCAGAGCTTGTTATACGCTCGGGCCCACATGGCCCATTTCTAGGTTGCTCAACGTTCCCTCAATGTGATTACCTTCGTTCATTATCACCCTCTGCCGATGGGCATATTATCAAAGTACTCGAAGGTCATGCCTGTCCGAAATGTGGGGCTGATAAGGCATTGAGGCAGGGGCGTTATGGAATGTTTGTTGGTTGTACTGACTACCCAGCCTGCGATTATTCAGAGGCAATCACACATACAGATTCGACAGAGGTGCAGTGCCCTGAATGTCAGAATGGGACTCTAGTAAAAAGACAGTCGCGCTTCGGTAAAACGTTTTACGCTTGTTCAGAATATCCCAAATGTCGCTACGCATTGAATAATCGCCCTGTTAACGGAGTCTGCGCCCACTGTGGGTTTAAGCTGCTCTACAATAAAAAGAGTGTGAAAGGCTTAAAAACCTTTTGTGCTAATAAATCCTGTGGAATAGAAGTAGATTCTATTTCTGAAGAGTAA
- a CDS encoding L-threonylcarbamoyladenylate synthase has product MSNITYQESLTRCIQSLHDGKVIAYPTEAVFGLGCDPDNQQAVEKLLQLKQRPVEKGLILIAASYEQLRSYIAVDEISELQEKRMLGHWPGPVTFVVPASPSAPKWITGKFESIAVRVTDHPVARQLCESIGKPLVSTSANLSGQPPARVWREVIEQFGEDFAVVKASTGGRENPSEIRNALTGERIREG; this is encoded by the coding sequence ATGTCTAACATCACTTATCAAGAATCGTTAACCCGCTGTATTCAGTCACTACATGATGGAAAAGTTATCGCTTACCCTACCGAGGCAGTATTTGGTCTTGGCTGTGATCCTGATAATCAACAAGCTGTGGAGAAATTACTCCAGCTTAAACAGCGACCCGTGGAGAAGGGACTTATTCTTATTGCGGCATCTTATGAGCAATTACGTTCTTATATAGCCGTTGATGAAATAAGTGAGTTACAGGAAAAGAGGATGTTAGGCCACTGGCCGGGACCGGTAACTTTCGTTGTACCCGCATCGCCCAGCGCTCCAAAATGGATTACTGGGAAATTTGAAAGCATTGCGGTACGAGTCACCGACCATCCTGTTGCTAGACAACTTTGCGAATCTATTGGTAAACCATTGGTATCAACCAGCGCCAATCTGTCGGGACAGCCTCCCGCTAGAGTCTGGCGTGAGGTTATCGAGCAGTTTGGAGAAGATTTTGCAGTGGTCAAAGCTTCGACCGGAGGACGTGAGAATCCTTCAGAGATAAGAAATGCTTTAACGGGCGAACGTATTCGTGAGGGGTAA
- the aroE gene encoding shikimate dehydrogenase — MHKYDYVVIGNPIAHSKSPFIHQLFAKQTGIPHHYGSLLVELGAFEKSVKQFFEQGGKGANVTLPFKQEAFTLADQLTERAQCAGAVNTLKLLKNGEILGDNTDGVGLVSDIHRHFDLNANAKVLMLGAGGAARGAIQPLLQAGYQLSISNRTQSKAEAMINEFSEIGILSLHLEGDTHCDYDLIINATSSGVSGKRPSLSEDCLKLSTSCYDMFYQSGNTPFIDWAISHNVKDTADGLGMLVGQAAHAFALWHETMPDIEPVIKQLRSEMSA; from the coding sequence ATGCATAAATATGACTATGTCGTGATAGGGAATCCCATTGCTCACAGTAAATCCCCTTTCATTCACCAACTGTTTGCTAAACAAACGGGGATTCCTCATCACTATGGTAGCTTATTGGTAGAGTTGGGAGCGTTCGAGAAATCGGTTAAGCAATTTTTCGAACAGGGCGGTAAGGGGGCCAACGTTACCCTACCCTTTAAGCAAGAAGCTTTTACGCTCGCTGATCAGTTAACAGAGCGAGCCCAATGTGCTGGGGCCGTGAACACGTTAAAACTTCTCAAGAATGGCGAGATTTTGGGTGATAACACTGATGGTGTCGGTCTTGTCTCAGACATTCATCGACACTTCGATTTAAATGCGAATGCTAAGGTACTTATGTTAGGGGCTGGTGGTGCTGCAAGAGGAGCAATTCAACCACTACTGCAGGCTGGCTATCAGCTATCAATAAGTAATAGAACGCAATCTAAAGCGGAAGCGATGATTAATGAATTTAGCGAGATAGGCATACTCTCTCTCCATCTAGAAGGTGATACGCATTGTGATTACGATCTTATTATTAATGCAACGTCTAGCGGAGTAAGCGGTAAACGCCCATCACTGAGTGAAGATTGTTTGAAGCTTAGTACGAGTTGTTACGATATGTTCTACCAATCGGGTAATACGCCTTTTATAGATTGGGCGATAAGCCATAATGTAAAAGACACGGCGGATGGCCTTGGTATGTTAGTCGGGCAAGCTGCACACGCTTTTGCGCTTTGGCACGAGACTATGCCTGATATTGAACCTGTGATTAAGCAGCTGCGTAGCGAGATGTCTGCATGA
- a CDS encoding DUF1488 domain-containing protein, translating into MNQAIQFLEDEYLDSESQAVMFSALDSGRKLTCAISIADLSIHFGVGDALTLFDQNRWDIEEMAEKAITSELDDSDGRYWLSR; encoded by the coding sequence ATGAATCAAGCTATACAATTTCTAGAGGATGAGTATCTCGACTCTGAGAGCCAAGCAGTTATGTTCTCGGCATTGGACAGCGGCCGTAAATTGACCTGTGCAATTAGTATTGCCGACTTAAGCATCCACTTCGGCGTTGGCGATGCACTAACCCTTTTTGACCAAAACCGTTGGGATATTGAAGAAATGGCCGAGAAGGCCATTACCTCTGAGCTTGACGATTCAGACGGCCGTTACTGGCTATCAAGATAA
- a CDS encoding gamma carbonic anhydrase family protein codes for MQNPLRRFKAYSPTVGKEVFIDPSAVVIGDVILKDHSSIWPLVVIRGDVNQITIGARSNIQDGSVLHVTHRSEKNPLGHPLIIGDDVTIGHKVMLHGCRIGNRVLIGMGSIILDAAEIQDDILIGAGTLIPSNKKLISGYLYMGNPVRQIRPLTDDEIKGLKKSAENYKTWKQDYLDSQ; via the coding sequence ATGCAAAACCCATTGCGACGCTTTAAGGCGTATTCCCCAACTGTTGGTAAAGAGGTATTCATTGATCCCTCAGCGGTAGTCATCGGCGATGTGATCCTTAAGGATCATTCAAGCATATGGCCACTTGTGGTTATTCGTGGCGACGTTAATCAGATCACTATTGGTGCAAGAAGCAATATACAAGATGGTTCTGTATTACATGTAACCCATCGTTCCGAAAAGAATCCACTCGGCCATCCTCTTATAATCGGTGATGACGTCACTATCGGCCATAAAGTTATGCTGCATGGTTGTCGGATCGGTAATAGAGTGTTAATCGGGATGGGTAGCATCATCCTTGATGCAGCTGAAATTCAAGATGACATATTAATTGGTGCAGGTACCCTTATTCCGTCAAACAAAAAATTGATAAGTGGTTATCTCTATATGGGTAATCCAGTCAGACAGATACGCCCATTAACAGATGACGAAATAAAAGGTTTAAAGAAATCAGCAGAAAATTACAAAACTTGGAAGCAAGATTATCTTGATAGCCAGTAA
- the hdfR gene encoding HTH-type transcriptional regulator HdfR, which translates to MDTELLKTFLEVSRTRHFGRAAEALYLTQSAVSFRIRQLENQLGVSLFTRHRNNIRLTTAGEKLRPYADALMSTWAQAKKDVALALQHHELSVGASTALWEGYLTNWLRSLYKEYDELHIEARVAQRHLLVKQIHERQLDLLITTEAPKMDELASQPIGSLNLALFRSKNSHQDEKSRYIKVEWGADFQYHDEYLAEIDDSYLLTTTSANIARELLGSTNSCAFLPDYWDELYPDLIKVENSPLIPRTLYAVWLQNSDHLQELKQLIDIPVSIG; encoded by the coding sequence TTGGACACTGAATTACTGAAAACTTTCTTAGAAGTGAGTCGTACACGACACTTCGGTCGCGCTGCCGAAGCTTTATATCTCACACAATCGGCAGTAAGTTTTCGAATTAGGCAGCTTGAGAATCAGCTAGGAGTCAGTTTATTTACTCGACACCGCAATAATATCAGATTAACCACTGCGGGAGAAAAGCTAAGACCCTATGCTGATGCGCTGATGTCGACTTGGGCTCAGGCAAAGAAAGACGTCGCATTAGCCTTACAACACCATGAGCTGTCTGTAGGGGCGAGTACGGCATTATGGGAGGGGTACTTAACCAATTGGCTGAGATCACTCTACAAAGAGTATGACGAGCTACATATTGAAGCAAGAGTTGCACAACGACACCTGCTGGTTAAACAAATACATGAACGTCAACTCGACTTACTCATCACCACTGAAGCACCAAAAATGGATGAGTTAGCCAGCCAGCCTATTGGTTCATTAAATTTGGCGTTATTCCGTTCTAAAAATAGTCATCAAGATGAAAAAAGCCGTTATATAAAAGTCGAATGGGGAGCGGATTTTCAATACCATGATGAGTATCTTGCAGAAATCGATGACTCGTATCTGTTAACCACGACCTCAGCTAATATCGCTCGTGAGTTACTTGGCTCGACGAATAGCTGCGCTTTCCTACCTGACTACTGGGACGAACTTTACCCCGATCTTATCAAAGTTGAAAATTCGCCATTAATACCCAGAACACTGTACGCTGTATGGCTACAAAATAGTGACCATCTTCAAGAATTAAAGCAATTGATTGATATACCGGTCAGTATTGGCTAA
- a CDS encoding DUF413 domain-containing protein, whose protein sequence is MAESFVTTHRFFDNKHYPRGFSRHGDFTIKEAQFLERFGFAMNELDLAKREPANEEEKQFVEVCRGQRPAETEAEKVWSKYMARIKRPKRFHTLSGGKPQMDTVEDYSDSDD, encoded by the coding sequence ATGGCGGAAAGCTTTGTAACTACCCACCGTTTTTTTGATAATAAGCATTACCCGCGTGGATTCTCCCGTCATGGAGATTTTACGATTAAAGAAGCTCAGTTTTTAGAACGTTTCGGTTTCGCGATGAATGAGCTCGACCTCGCTAAGCGTGAGCCAGCCAACGAAGAAGAAAAACAATTTGTTGAAGTTTGTCGCGGACAACGTCCCGCAGAGACTGAAGCAGAGAAAGTTTGGTCTAAGTATATGGCTCGTATCAAACGTCCTAAGCGCTTTCACACCTTATCCGGCGGTAAACCGCAAATGGATACGGTCGAAGATTACAGTGATAGCGATGACTGA
- a CDS encoding YifB family Mg chelatase-like AAA ATPase — translation MSLAEVYTRYVVGINTTRIKIEIDINQGLPGFILVGLSDSTSRGIRARVRSAMLNSGYHFPARKITLSLTPSPQLSDTNGYDLPIALAILIASGQVQLKRQGHVEFYAGLSLNGSLTGCKGAISAMLAASDAKHQIVVAQQLLSPELIFADDSVYYAENLRQVCRYLQNEVSLIKKKPKNLTDDIEYPTIDLQSIVGHHHAKRALEIAAAGGHSLLMVGPPGTGKTTLARCLPGLLPELTHEEKIAIAQVENFSKNTLSQPLSRPFRSPHHSVTAAGLIGSTHPDSPGEITLAHRGILFLDELLEFDKKTLDALRTPWEQGYVLLSRARTQVTYPAIFQLIAATNLPYYYALPELKAKNTRRTLGKSVEVLSTALIDRFQLSIEVSAPSESSTLLDNESSLTVKARVLSARACQIERQKKENARLDASEINQYCQLSSEDWDWLKDCLHQLLLSQRALSHLLKVARTISDLNREPKVTRSALQEALSYRYTDRIVQYLAQLYQ, via the coding sequence ATGTCACTAGCAGAAGTTTATACTCGTTATGTCGTTGGCATAAATACCACACGAATCAAGATTGAGATTGATATTAACCAAGGTTTACCTGGATTTATTTTGGTCGGACTCTCTGATAGCACTTCACGTGGTATTAGAGCACGAGTGCGTAGTGCCATGCTAAATAGTGGCTATCACTTCCCCGCGAGAAAAATAACATTAAGCCTAACACCCAGCCCTCAACTCAGTGACACTAATGGCTATGACTTGCCCATAGCCCTAGCAATACTTATCGCCTCAGGACAGGTTCAGTTGAAACGTCAAGGTCATGTTGAGTTTTATGCAGGCTTGTCGCTCAATGGCTCACTGACCGGCTGTAAGGGGGCTATTTCCGCTATGCTTGCGGCATCTGATGCGAAACATCAAATTGTCGTCGCTCAACAACTCCTTTCACCCGAATTAATTTTCGCTGACGATAGTGTTTATTATGCCGAGAATCTTCGACAAGTTTGCCGCTATCTTCAAAACGAAGTGAGCCTCATCAAAAAAAAACCTAAAAACCTAACCGATGATATTGAATACCCTACTATTGATTTGCAAAGCATCGTTGGACACCATCATGCTAAACGTGCCTTAGAAATCGCTGCAGCGGGTGGACATAGTTTATTAATGGTTGGCCCTCCTGGTACTGGGAAAACAACGTTAGCTCGTTGTCTACCCGGTCTGCTACCCGAGCTAACACATGAAGAAAAGATCGCTATAGCCCAAGTAGAAAATTTTTCTAAAAACACTTTGTCTCAGCCACTATCACGCCCTTTCCGAAGTCCGCACCACAGCGTTACGGCGGCTGGACTAATTGGAAGTACTCATCCCGATTCACCTGGTGAAATTACACTCGCTCATCGTGGGATACTTTTTCTAGATGAATTACTGGAGTTCGACAAGAAAACATTAGATGCGTTGAGGACACCATGGGAACAAGGTTATGTTCTCCTATCACGTGCTAGAACACAGGTTACCTATCCGGCCATCTTTCAATTAATCGCAGCAACCAACCTACCCTATTACTATGCTCTGCCGGAATTGAAGGCTAAGAATACTCGACGCACCTTAGGGAAAAGCGTAGAGGTACTCTCAACGGCGTTAATTGACCGCTTTCAACTGTCTATAGAGGTTTCAGCTCCGTCAGAGAGTTCGACATTACTCGACAATGAATCCAGCCTAACAGTTAAGGCGCGAGTTTTGTCAGCAAGAGCCTGTCAGATTGAACGACAAAAGAAAGAAAATGCGCGTCTCGACGCGAGTGAAATAAATCAATATTGTCAGCTGTCGTCAGAAGATTGGGATTGGTTGAAGGATTGCCTGCATCAACTATTACTATCACAAAGGGCTCTTAGTCATCTCTTAAAAGTGGCACGAACCATTTCTGACCTCAACCGTGAGCCTAAGGTAACTCGATCAGCGTTACAGGAGGCATTAAGTTATCGGTACACTGACCGTATTGTTCAATACCTAGCGCAACTATACCAATAA
- the ilvL gene encoding ilv operon leader peptide, whose protein sequence is MKALLRVISLILISVVVVILPSCGATFGREKA, encoded by the coding sequence ATGAAAGCCCTTTTACGAGTGATTAGCCTTATTCTCATTAGCGTGGTGGTGGTGATTCTCCCATCCTGCGGGGCTACGTTCGGAAGAGAAAAGGCTTAA
- the ilvG gene encoding acetolactate synthase 2 catalytic subunit: MTGAQWVVHALKGQGIKTVFGYPGGAIMPVYDALYDGGVEHLLCRHEQGAVIAAIGYARATGKTGVCIATSGPGATNLITGLADAMMDSVPIVAITGQVSSAVIGTDAFQEIDVLGLSLACTKHSFMVQSAEELPQVLADAFAIAQSGRPGPVLVDIPKDIQMGAADFQPVLSAVSEDDASFQGSLDEAKDLLLKAKKPIVYIGGGVGMAGAVSELRTFLSATSLPSVCTLKGLGAVPHAEPTYLGMLGMHGSKAANLAVQESDLLIAVGARFDDRVTGKLDTFAPNAAVIHIDIDPAELNKLRRAHVGLQGSIAAILPELATTLSIAPWLKHVVDLKTETAPDYDHPGAPIFAPALLKKLAEKMPHSAVVTTDVGQHQMWAAQHMFFNQPENFITSSGLGTMGFGLPAAIGAQVARPQDTVICVSGDGSIMMNIQELGTIKRKQLPVKILLLDNQRLGMVRQWQELFFEERYSETLLTDNPDFLMLACAFDIPGKSISRKDEIDAALDEFLKAPTAYFLHIQIDENENVWPLVPPGASNTNMMEKSA, from the coding sequence ATGACTGGAGCGCAGTGGGTAGTTCATGCTCTGAAAGGGCAAGGAATAAAGACGGTATTTGGGTACCCCGGTGGAGCGATCATGCCAGTGTATGACGCATTGTATGACGGCGGTGTTGAACATTTATTATGCCGACATGAGCAAGGTGCGGTGATCGCGGCAATCGGTTATGCGCGTGCGACGGGAAAAACGGGCGTCTGTATTGCGACGTCGGGACCGGGAGCAACTAATCTGATTACCGGTCTGGCTGATGCCATGATGGATTCAGTCCCAATTGTCGCCATCACAGGCCAAGTCTCTTCGGCGGTGATTGGTACTGACGCCTTCCAAGAAATCGATGTACTCGGCCTTTCCTTGGCTTGTACTAAGCATAGCTTTATGGTTCAAAGTGCTGAGGAGTTACCACAAGTTTTAGCGGACGCCTTTGCAATTGCTCAATCAGGTCGTCCCGGCCCTGTGTTAGTCGATATCCCTAAGGATATACAAATGGGCGCTGCAGATTTTCAACCTGTTCTTAGCGCAGTATCAGAAGACGATGCTTCTTTTCAAGGCTCACTCGACGAAGCGAAGGATTTATTGCTGAAGGCAAAGAAACCCATTGTTTATATCGGTGGTGGAGTCGGGATGGCTGGCGCGGTTTCTGAGCTAAGAACCTTTTTATCGGCTACCTCTCTGCCTTCTGTATGCACCTTAAAGGGGCTGGGAGCGGTTCCCCATGCTGAGCCCACCTATCTAGGGATGCTGGGAATGCACGGCAGTAAGGCGGCAAACCTAGCCGTTCAGGAAAGTGACTTACTGATTGCTGTGGGTGCACGTTTTGACGACCGTGTTACCGGAAAGCTTGATACTTTTGCCCCCAATGCCGCAGTGATTCATATCGATATCGATCCTGCAGAGTTAAACAAATTACGTCGGGCGCACGTTGGATTACAGGGAAGCATTGCAGCGATATTACCTGAGCTGGCGACGACATTATCAATCGCCCCTTGGTTAAAACATGTTGTAGACCTGAAAACGGAGACCGCTCCTGATTATGATCACCCCGGTGCGCCCATTTTCGCTCCTGCATTGCTAAAAAAACTAGCTGAAAAAATGCCTCACAGTGCTGTTGTGACCACGGATGTTGGCCAACACCAAATGTGGGCAGCACAACATATGTTTTTTAACCAGCCGGAAAACTTCATCACATCAAGTGGGCTCGGCACAATGGGGTTTGGTTTACCTGCAGCGATTGGAGCCCAAGTGGCGCGTCCCCAAGACACAGTGATCTGCGTATCGGGTGATGGGTCGATCATGATGAATATCCAAGAACTGGGAACCATAAAGCGCAAGCAGTTACCGGTAAAAATTCTACTATTGGATAATCAGCGGCTGGGTATGGTACGTCAGTGGCAGGAACTGTTCTTTGAAGAACGTTATAGCGAAACATTACTGACAGATAACCCTGATTTCTTAATGCTTGCTTGCGCTTTTGATATCCCTGGTAAAAGCATTAGTAGAAAAGATGAGATCGATGCGGCACTAGACGAATTCTTAAAAGCGCCGACGGCTTATTTTTTACATATTCAAATTGATGAAAACGAAAATGTTTGGCCTCTCGTTCCACCGGGTGCGAGCAACACTAATATGATGGAGAAAAGCGCATGA
- the ilvM gene encoding acetolactate synthase 2 small subunit, translating into MNQHQLTIAASHRPEVLERILRVVRHRGFEIKTMQMAQTLGLEQINIEMTVASHRAIELLSTQLTKLIDVDSVNVTQNKTQQIRA; encoded by the coding sequence ATGAATCAGCATCAACTTACTATCGCCGCAAGTCATCGTCCTGAAGTATTAGAGCGCATCTTAAGGGTGGTACGTCATCGTGGATTTGAAATAAAAACGATGCAAATGGCACAAACTTTGGGTCTTGAGCAAATTAACATCGAAATGACAGTCGCCAGCCACCGTGCTATTGAGTTACTTTCGACACAGTTGACTAAATTAATCGACGTTGACAGCGTTAACGTTACTCAAAATAAAACACAACAAATACGTGCATAA